The Rhineura floridana isolate rRhiFlo1 chromosome 15, rRhiFlo1.hap2, whole genome shotgun sequence genome window below encodes:
- the CD79A gene encoding B-cell antigen receptor complex-associated protein alpha chain isoform X1, which yields MKGGLYQLYFLVLLGFFRGYICENQTTSINETTSSSVPLDATSVGTTETTLMTKNCTQDPTPVSHIASLIVDPGYPSDIVTEGDPATLECKFKAPPEAKVIWKRSCSPNCSISFDVSETNSQKIHVDVADGLSKLSFPLTKRNDTGMYYCCVQVPSGYQRRSCGTYLWVRRPRPVSFLNMAESVKNKIITAEGFLLLICAIGPGLFLLFRKRWENERLLQTKKKVYEEENLYEGLNLDDCSMYEDISRGLQATYQDIGNVKVIDLQVEKPEKP from the exons ATGAAAGGTGGTCTGTATCAACTGTATTTCCTGGTTCTTCTGGGTTTCTTTAGAG GTTACATTTGTGAGAACCAGACCACAAGTATCAACGAAACAACTTCATCATCAGTGCCACTAGATGCCACCAGTGTTGGAACAACAGAAACCACTCTCATGACAAAAAACTGCACTCAGGATCCTACACCAGTGAGCCATATTGCTTCCCTGATTGTGGATCCTGGATATCCCTCCGACATAGTCACTGAAGGCGATCCTGCCACTCTAGAGTGCAAGTTCAAGGCCCCGCCTGAGGCCAAGGTCATCTGGAAGAGATCCTGCTCCCCCAACTGCAGCATCAGCTTTGATGTCAGCGAGACCAACAGCCAGAAGATCCATGTGGATGTTGCTGATGGGTTGTCAAAGCTCAGCTTCCCTTTGACCAAAAGGAATGACACGGGCATGTACTATTGCTGTGTACAGGTTCCATCTGGTTACCAACGCCGGTCGTGTGGCACATACCTATGGGTCCGGA GACCTCGCCCAGTCTCTTTCCTAAATATGGCGGAATCTGTCAAAAATAAGATCATCACAGCAGAGGGCTTCCTCCTACTCATCTGTGCCATTGGTCCTGGTCTTTTTCTGCTGTTCAGG AAGAGATGGGAAAATGAAAGACTCTTACAAACCAAGAAGAAAGTTTATGAAGAGGAGAACCTGTATGAG GGACTGAATCTGGATGACTGCTCCATGTATGAGGACATTTCACGGGGGCTGCAGGCCACCTACCAGGACATAGGCAATGTGAAAGTGATTGATCTGCAAGTGGAGAAGCCAGAGAAACCATGA
- the CD79A gene encoding B-cell antigen receptor complex-associated protein alpha chain isoform X3, whose amino-acid sequence MKIIFGYICENQTTSINETTSSSVPLDATSVGTTETTLMTKNCTQDPTPVSHIASLIVDPGYPSDIVTEGDPATLECKFKAPPEAKVIWKRSCSPNCSISFDVSETNSQKIHVDVADGLSKLSFPLTKRNDTGMYYCCVQVPSGYQRRSCGTYLWVRRPRPVSFLNMAESVKNKIITAEGFLLLICAIGPGLFLLFRKRWENERLLQTKKKVYEEENLYEGLNLDDCSMYEDISRGLQATYQDIGNVKVIDLQVEKPEKP is encoded by the exons GTTACATTTGTGAGAACCAGACCACAAGTATCAACGAAACAACTTCATCATCAGTGCCACTAGATGCCACCAGTGTTGGAACAACAGAAACCACTCTCATGACAAAAAACTGCACTCAGGATCCTACACCAGTGAGCCATATTGCTTCCCTGATTGTGGATCCTGGATATCCCTCCGACATAGTCACTGAAGGCGATCCTGCCACTCTAGAGTGCAAGTTCAAGGCCCCGCCTGAGGCCAAGGTCATCTGGAAGAGATCCTGCTCCCCCAACTGCAGCATCAGCTTTGATGTCAGCGAGACCAACAGCCAGAAGATCCATGTGGATGTTGCTGATGGGTTGTCAAAGCTCAGCTTCCCTTTGACCAAAAGGAATGACACGGGCATGTACTATTGCTGTGTACAGGTTCCATCTGGTTACCAACGCCGGTCGTGTGGCACATACCTATGGGTCCGGA GACCTCGCCCAGTCTCTTTCCTAAATATGGCGGAATCTGTCAAAAATAAGATCATCACAGCAGAGGGCTTCCTCCTACTCATCTGTGCCATTGGTCCTGGTCTTTTTCTGCTGTTCAGG AAGAGATGGGAAAATGAAAGACTCTTACAAACCAAGAAGAAAGTTTATGAAGAGGAGAACCTGTATGAG GGACTGAATCTGGATGACTGCTCCATGTATGAGGACATTTCACGGGGGCTGCAGGCCACCTACCAGGACATAGGCAATGTGAAAGTGATTGATCTGCAAGTGGAGAAGCCAGAGAAACCATGA
- the CD79A gene encoding B-cell antigen receptor complex-associated protein alpha chain isoform X2 — protein sequence MGGLHVGTRRLAGYICENQTTSINETTSSSVPLDATSVGTTETTLMTKNCTQDPTPVSHIASLIVDPGYPSDIVTEGDPATLECKFKAPPEAKVIWKRSCSPNCSISFDVSETNSQKIHVDVADGLSKLSFPLTKRNDTGMYYCCVQVPSGYQRRSCGTYLWVRRPRPVSFLNMAESVKNKIITAEGFLLLICAIGPGLFLLFRKRWENERLLQTKKKVYEEENLYEGLNLDDCSMYEDISRGLQATYQDIGNVKVIDLQVEKPEKP from the exons GTTACATTTGTGAGAACCAGACCACAAGTATCAACGAAACAACTTCATCATCAGTGCCACTAGATGCCACCAGTGTTGGAACAACAGAAACCACTCTCATGACAAAAAACTGCACTCAGGATCCTACACCAGTGAGCCATATTGCTTCCCTGATTGTGGATCCTGGATATCCCTCCGACATAGTCACTGAAGGCGATCCTGCCACTCTAGAGTGCAAGTTCAAGGCCCCGCCTGAGGCCAAGGTCATCTGGAAGAGATCCTGCTCCCCCAACTGCAGCATCAGCTTTGATGTCAGCGAGACCAACAGCCAGAAGATCCATGTGGATGTTGCTGATGGGTTGTCAAAGCTCAGCTTCCCTTTGACCAAAAGGAATGACACGGGCATGTACTATTGCTGTGTACAGGTTCCATCTGGTTACCAACGCCGGTCGTGTGGCACATACCTATGGGTCCGGA GACCTCGCCCAGTCTCTTTCCTAAATATGGCGGAATCTGTCAAAAATAAGATCATCACAGCAGAGGGCTTCCTCCTACTCATCTGTGCCATTGGTCCTGGTCTTTTTCTGCTGTTCAGG AAGAGATGGGAAAATGAAAGACTCTTACAAACCAAGAAGAAAGTTTATGAAGAGGAGAACCTGTATGAG GGACTGAATCTGGATGACTGCTCCATGTATGAGGACATTTCACGGGGGCTGCAGGCCACCTACCAGGACATAGGCAATGTGAAAGTGATTGATCTGCAAGTGGAGAAGCCAGAGAAACCATGA